The Henckelia pumila isolate YLH828 chromosome 2, ASM3356847v2, whole genome shotgun sequence genome includes a window with the following:
- the LOC140883026 gene encoding polyadenylate-binding protein 2-like isoform X1 — MEGDVQMAAAEGGAAVVMGLDDMKQRLKEMEDEAAALREMQSKVEQEMGAVQDPATAAGQANKEEVDSRSVFVGNVDYACSPEDVQQHFQSCGTVNRVTIRTNKFGQPKGYAYVEFLESEAVEQAILLNESELHGRQLKVSAKRTNVPGMKQFRARRSNPYMGFPPGTPLMAAPYVYSPYGYGKVPRFRMPMRYSPYF, encoded by the exons ATGGAGGGCGACGTACAGATGGCGGCGGCAGAGGGCGGAGCTGCCGTTGTAATG GGATTGGATGATATGAAGCAGAGGTTGAAGGAGATGGAGGATGAAGCAGCTGCACTACGCGAAATGCAGAGCAAGGTCGAACAGGAAATGGGCGCCGTTCAAG ATCCTGCCACTGCCGCTGGTCAGGCAAACAAGGAAGAAGTGGATTCTCGATCAGTGTTTGTTGGTAAT GTAGATTATGCATGTAGTCCAGAGGATGTTCAGCAGCATTTCCAATCATGTGGGACTGTGAATAGAGTAACTATTCGGACGAACAAGTTTGGGCAACCGAAGGGTTATGCATATGTTGAGTTTCTTGAATCAGAAGCTGTTGAACAAGCTATACTTCTTAACGAATCGGAACTTCATGGCCGACAGTTGAAG GTATCAGCCAAGAGGACCAATGTTCCTGGAATGAAGCAATTCCGCGCCCGACGTTCCAACCCTTACATGGGGTTTCCACCTGGGACACCACTCATGGCTGCTCCTTATGTGTATTCTCCTTACGGATACGG GAAGGTACCGAGGTTTAGGATGCCTATGCGATACAGCCCTTACTTCTAA
- the LOC140880866 gene encoding protein EXORDIUM-like 2 — MASDHHFATGVSAVLFFFVFASSSMAALVKEAPLTLQYHKGPLLKGIVTVNLIWYGKFSPVQRSIVVDFLQSLDAAGAAQPSVSSWWKTTEKYKNGGDNTIVVGNQILEESYPLGKSLANPQIVNLAARGGYGNGVVNVVLTAADVAVEGFCMSRCGTHGSTRGATRFAYAWVGNSATQCPGYCAWPFHQPVYGPQTPPLVAPNGDVGVDGMVINLATVLAGTVTNPFNNGYFQGPATAPLEAVTACPGIFGSGAYPGYAGTVLTDKTSGASYNAHGVKGRRYLVPAMWDPQTSKCSTLV; from the coding sequence CGATCACCATTTTGCCACTGGCGTCTCCGCCGTgttgtttttctttgttttcgCATCCTCTTCCATGGCGGCGCTGGTGAAGGAGGCGCCGCTCACGTTGCAATATCACAAGGGTCCTCTGCTGAAAGGTATTGTAACCGTTAATCTCATCTGGTATGGGAAATTTTCGCCAGTTCAACGATCGATCGTCGTCGATTTCCTTCAATCGCTCGATGCGGCGGGCGCCGCTCAGCCCTCTGTTTCTTCTTGGTGGAAGACGACGGAGAAGTACAAGAACGGCGGCGACAACACCATCGTCGTCGGGAATCAGATCCTCGAGGAGAGCTATCCGCTGGGAAAATCGCTCGCGAATCCGCAGATCGTGAACCTGGCTGCCAGAGGTGGTTATGGGAACGGAGTGGTGAACGTGGTGCTCACGGCGGCGGACGTGGCCGTAGAAGGCTTCTGCATGAGCAGGTGCGGGACCCACGGATCGACACGTGGAGCGACCAGGTTCGCTTACGCTTGGGTGGGGAACTCGGCCACCCAGTGCCCCGGGTACTGCGCGTGGCCGTTCCACCAGCCGGTGTACGGCCCTCAAACGCCGCCTCTCGTGGCACCGAACGGGGACGTCGGAGTTGATGGGATGGTGATAAACCTGGCCACGGTATTGGCGGGTACGGTCACGAACCCGTTCAATAACGGGTATTTCCAAGGCCCGGCGACGGCGCCGCTGGAAGCCGTGACGGCTTGCCCAGGGATATTCGGGTCGGGCGCGTACCCAGGGTACGCAGGCACCGTGTTGACCGATAAAACAAGCGGTGCTAGCTATAATGCGCATGGGGTGAAGGGCCGGAGGTATTTGGTGCCGGCGATGTGGGACCCGCAGACGTCGAAATGCTCTACTTTGGTCTGA
- the LOC140883026 gene encoding polyadenylate-binding protein 2-like isoform X2: MEGDVQMAAAEGGAAVGLDDMKQRLKEMEDEAAALREMQSKVEQEMGAVQDPATAAGQANKEEVDSRSVFVGNVDYACSPEDVQQHFQSCGTVNRVTIRTNKFGQPKGYAYVEFLESEAVEQAILLNESELHGRQLKVSAKRTNVPGMKQFRARRSNPYMGFPPGTPLMAAPYVYSPYGYGKVPRFRMPMRYSPYF, encoded by the exons ATGGAGGGCGACGTACAGATGGCGGCGGCAGAGGGCGGAGCTGCCGTT GGATTGGATGATATGAAGCAGAGGTTGAAGGAGATGGAGGATGAAGCAGCTGCACTACGCGAAATGCAGAGCAAGGTCGAACAGGAAATGGGCGCCGTTCAAG ATCCTGCCACTGCCGCTGGTCAGGCAAACAAGGAAGAAGTGGATTCTCGATCAGTGTTTGTTGGTAAT GTAGATTATGCATGTAGTCCAGAGGATGTTCAGCAGCATTTCCAATCATGTGGGACTGTGAATAGAGTAACTATTCGGACGAACAAGTTTGGGCAACCGAAGGGTTATGCATATGTTGAGTTTCTTGAATCAGAAGCTGTTGAACAAGCTATACTTCTTAACGAATCGGAACTTCATGGCCGACAGTTGAAG GTATCAGCCAAGAGGACCAATGTTCCTGGAATGAAGCAATTCCGCGCCCGACGTTCCAACCCTTACATGGGGTTTCCACCTGGGACACCACTCATGGCTGCTCCTTATGTGTATTCTCCTTACGGATACGG GAAGGTACCGAGGTTTAGGATGCCTATGCGATACAGCCCTTACTTCTAA